Proteins from a genomic interval of Tenacibaculum sp. SZ-18:
- the mutS gene encoding DNA mismatch repair protein MutS: MAKTKAKKVTPLMQQYNGIKAKYPDAMLLFRVGDFYETFGEDAIKASEVLGIVLTKRGNGSESETALAGFPHHSLNTYLPKLVKAGHRVAICDQLEDPKMTKKIVKRGVTELVTPGVSLNDEVLQSKTNNFLAAIHFDKKQIGVSFLDVSTGEFLVAQGNESYIDKLLQNFSPSEVLVQKQYKQRFLEQFTNRFHTFYLEDWVFQKDYGYETLTSHFKVKNLKGFGVEDITYGVVAAGAVMYYLSETQHNRIEHIQRINRIAEDNYIWMDRFTVRNLELYGGNSVNSVSLLDVIDKTISPMGGRLLKRWLALPLKNLEQIKDRHELVKFLIDSDDFFETVSYQLKQISDIERLVSKVATGKVSPREVVLLKNSLKAILPIKTAAENTKNTAVKILGNQLHNCEDLIEKINTTVFEDAPVNINKGNAIASGVSEELDELRSIANSGKEYLDNMLARETERTGIPTLKIAFNNVFGYYIEVRNTHKDKVPEEWIRKQTLVNAERYITEELKEYETKILGAEEKIQALEVELFGKLVQYIIDFVQPIQENAQTIAKIDCLLSFAKLAIDNNYVRPTVDETTDIEIKNGRHPVIEKQLPIGEEYIANDVVLNRSQQQIIMITGPNMSGKSAILRQTALIVLLAQMGSYVPAQQARIGIIDKIFTRVGASDNISMGESTFMVEMNETASILNNISDRSLVLLDEIGRGTSTYDGISIAWAIAEYLHEHPAKAKTLFATHYHELNEMTTTFERVKNFNVSVKELKDSIIFLRKLVTGGSNHSFGIHVAKLAGMPNQVIHRANKILKQLEESHSHKEVEKTLKDVQNQEMQMSFFQLDDPLLEDIREEILSTNIDTLTPIEALMKLNEIKRMLVKK; encoded by the coding sequence TTGGCAAAAACAAAGGCAAAAAAGGTGACTCCATTAATGCAACAGTATAACGGAATTAAAGCAAAATATCCGGATGCGATGTTGCTATTTCGCGTGGGTGATTTTTATGAAACCTTTGGAGAAGATGCTATAAAAGCATCAGAAGTTTTAGGAATTGTTTTAACCAAAAGAGGAAATGGAAGTGAAAGTGAAACGGCTTTAGCTGGTTTTCCGCATCATTCTTTAAATACCTATTTGCCGAAGTTAGTAAAAGCAGGACATCGTGTTGCTATTTGTGATCAATTAGAAGATCCAAAAATGACTAAGAAAATTGTAAAACGTGGTGTTACCGAATTGGTAACTCCAGGAGTTTCATTAAACGATGAAGTTTTACAATCGAAAACCAATAATTTCCTAGCAGCTATTCATTTTGATAAGAAGCAAATTGGTGTTTCTTTCCTTGATGTTTCAACAGGAGAATTTTTAGTTGCGCAAGGAAATGAATCTTACATTGATAAATTATTACAAAACTTTTCGCCAAGTGAAGTGTTAGTTCAAAAACAATATAAACAGCGTTTTCTTGAACAATTTACTAATCGTTTTCACACATTTTATTTAGAAGATTGGGTTTTTCAAAAAGACTACGGTTATGAAACTTTAACTTCACATTTTAAAGTAAAAAACTTAAAAGGATTTGGTGTTGAAGATATTACTTATGGCGTCGTAGCTGCTGGTGCTGTGATGTATTATTTATCGGAAACACAGCATAACAGAATTGAACACATTCAAAGAATTAATAGAATTGCTGAAGACAATTACATTTGGATGGATCGTTTTACAGTACGTAATTTAGAATTGTACGGTGGAAATTCTGTAAACTCCGTTTCGCTACTAGATGTTATTGATAAAACGATTTCTCCAATGGGAGGACGTTTATTAAAACGTTGGTTGGCTTTACCACTTAAAAATTTGGAACAAATAAAAGATCGTCACGAATTGGTAAAATTCTTAATTGACAGTGATGATTTCTTTGAAACTGTATCGTATCAATTAAAACAGATTTCTGATATCGAACGATTGGTTTCTAAAGTAGCCACAGGAAAAGTATCACCAAGAGAAGTTGTGTTACTTAAGAATTCTTTAAAAGCTATTTTACCAATTAAAACTGCTGCAGAAAACACTAAAAATACCGCAGTTAAAATCCTTGGAAATCAATTACACAATTGTGAGGATTTAATTGAAAAAATAAACACTACTGTTTTTGAAGATGCTCCTGTAAATATTAATAAAGGAAATGCAATTGCTAGTGGAGTTTCAGAAGAATTGGATGAGCTTAGAAGTATCGCAAATTCTGGAAAAGAATATCTAGATAATATGTTGGCTCGTGAAACGGAAAGAACAGGAATTCCAACATTAAAAATTGCCTTTAATAATGTTTTTGGTTACTATATAGAAGTAAGAAATACACATAAAGATAAGGTTCCTGAAGAGTGGATTAGAAAGCAAACGTTAGTAAACGCAGAACGTTACATCACTGAAGAACTAAAAGAATACGAAACAAAAATTCTAGGAGCTGAAGAAAAAATTCAGGCTTTGGAAGTTGAATTGTTTGGGAAACTGGTACAATATATTATTGACTTTGTTCAGCCAATTCAAGAAAATGCACAAACTATTGCTAAAATAGATTGTTTATTATCATTTGCTAAACTGGCAATTGATAATAATTATGTTCGACCAACAGTTGATGAAACAACAGATATTGAAATTAAAAATGGTCGTCATCCTGTAATTGAAAAACAACTTCCAATTGGTGAAGAATATATTGCAAATGATGTGGTTTTAAATCGTAGTCAGCAACAAATTATAATGATTACCGGACCAAACATGTCTGGTAAATCGGCAATTCTTCGTCAAACTGCGTTAATTGTTTTATTAGCTCAAATGGGAAGTTATGTTCCCGCACAGCAAGCTCGAATTGGAATTATAGATAAAATATTTACCAGAGTTGGTGCCAGTGATAATATATCAATGGGAGAATCTACATTCATGGTAGAAATGAATGAAACGGCTTCTATTTTAAATAACATCTCAGATCGTAGTTTAGTTTTATTAGATGAAATTGGTCGTGGTACTTCTACCTATGACGGAATTTCAATTGCTTGGGCCATAGCAGAATATTTACATGAGCACCCAGCAAAAGCTAAAACTTTATTTGCAACGCATTATCATGAGTTAAATGAAATGACAACAACTTTTGAGCGAGTAAAAAACTTTAATGTTTCTGTTAAAGAGCTTAAAGACAGCATTATTTTCTTACGTAAATTGGTAACTGGTGGAAGTAATCATAGTTTTGGAATTCATGTAGCAAAACTTGCAGGAATGCCAAATCAGGTTATTCACAGAGCCAATAAAATTTTAAAACAATTAGAAGAGAGTCATTCACATAAAGAAGTTGAAAAGACTTTAAAAGATGTTCAAAATCAAGAAATGCAAATGAGTTTCTTTCAATTAGATGATCCTTTATTAGAAGACATTAGAGAAGAAATTCTATCTACAAATATTGACACGTTAACGCCAATTGAAGCGTTAATGAAATTGAATGAAATTAAGAGAATGTTGGTGAAGAAGTAG